A genomic stretch from Campylobacter lari subsp. concheus includes:
- a CDS encoding DnaJ domain-containing protein codes for MFSLKFKAQEYRICKHCSEFNPDKDAKFCIFCGKELYHVARQKFDYIYSKNPAIMVAFLAKVAKVDNKIITQDLSKFISSLLDKIEMFYTKEYSGFRNTYASIFEYEKNQGRSISELCSNIRISKEEADFLICLLLDLIYYDKQMSANENTLMENIIIGLGLNLISFREIKIRYEQIYNFTHENTQQKQEKHQDEIKITLEQAYEILNSHPNDDFESIKKNYRKLAKEYHYDNLHSKELPPELLKIAQEMMKKINLAYEIIKQARGE; via the coding sequence TTGTTTTCTTTAAAATTTAAAGCTCAAGAATATAGAATTTGCAAGCATTGCTCAGAATTTAATCCTGATAAAGACGCTAAATTTTGTATATTTTGCGGAAAAGAATTATACCATGTTGCAAGACAAAAATTTGATTATATTTATAGTAAAAATCCTGCTATCATGGTTGCTTTTTTAGCAAAAGTTGCCAAAGTAGATAATAAAATCATTACCCAAGATTTATCTAAATTTATATCTTCTTTGCTTGATAAGATAGAAATGTTTTATACTAAAGAGTATAGTGGCTTTAGAAATACTTATGCAAGCATTTTTGAGTATGAGAAAAATCAAGGTAGAAGCATTAGTGAGCTTTGCTCTAACATACGCATAAGCAAAGAAGAGGCGGATTTTCTTATATGTTTATTGCTTGATCTAATATACTATGATAAACAAATGAGTGCAAATGAAAACACCTTAATGGAAAATATCATCATAGGACTTGGGTTAAACCTCATAAGCTTTAGGGAAATAAAAATAAGATATGAACAAATTTATAATTTCACACATGAAAACACTCAGCAAAAACAAGAAAAACACCAAGATGAAATAAAAATCACCCTAGAACAAGCCTATGAAATTTTAAATTCTCATCCAAATGATGATTTTGAAAGTATTAAGAAAAATTATAGAAAACTAGCTAAAGAATACCACTATGATAACCTTCATTCTAAAGAGCTTCCACCTGAACT
- the rplM gene encoding 50S ribosomal protein L13 encodes MTKITKPNEVKREWIVLDAEGKRFGRLLTEVATILRGKNKPCYTPNVDCGDYVIIINASKAVFTGANKAEDKLYHRHSGYFGSVKSEKFGDLLEKNPVKLYKLAVRGMLPKTNLGRAMLKKLKIYAGSEHPHTAQIANKGK; translated from the coding sequence ATGACAAAGATAACAAAGCCAAACGAAGTAAAACGCGAATGGATCGTTTTAGACGCTGAAGGAAAGCGTTTTGGTCGTCTTTTAACAGAAGTAGCGACTATTTTAAGAGGTAAAAATAAACCTTGCTATACTCCAAATGTTGATTGTGGAGATTATGTAATCATTATCAATGCTTCTAAAGCAGTTTTCACAGGTGCAAATAAAGCAGAAGATAAATTATACCACAGACATTCAGGATATTTTGGAAGCGTAAAAAGTGAAAAATTTGGTGATTTATTAGAAAAAAATCCAGTTAAATTATATAAATTAGCAGTTCGTGGTATGCTACCTAAAACAAACCTAGGTAGAGCTATGCTAAAAAAATTAAAAATTTATGCAGGTAGCGAACATCCTCATACTGCTCAAATTGCTAATAAAGGAAAATAA
- the rpsI gene encoding 30S ribosomal protein S9: MATTYATGKRKTAVAKVWVKAGSGKIIVNGMDLNTWLGGHEAIKLKVVQPLLVTKQETSMDIKATTLGGGYSAQAEALRHGISRALAAMDADFRALLKPKGLLTRDSRTVERKKYGRRKARRSPQFSKR; encoded by the coding sequence ATGGCAACAACATACGCAACAGGTAAAAGAAAAACCGCTGTAGCTAAAGTTTGGGTAAAAGCTGGTAGTGGTAAAATCATCGTTAATGGTATGGATTTAAACACTTGGCTTGGCGGACATGAAGCTATAAAATTAAAAGTAGTTCAGCCTTTATTAGTAACTAAGCAAGAAACTTCTATGGATATTAAAGCAACAACTTTAGGTGGTGGATATAGCGCTCAAGCTGAAGCTTTAAGACATGGTATTTCAAGAGCTTTAGCTGCTATGGATGCAGATTTTAGAGCATTATTAAAACCAAAAGGACTTCTTACTAGAGATAGTAGAACTGTTGAACGTAAAAAATACGGTCGCAGAAAAGCAAGAAGAAGCCCACAATTCTCTAAACGTTAA